A single Gadus chalcogrammus isolate NIFS_2021 unplaced genomic scaffold, NIFS_Gcha_1.0 GACHA036, whole genome shotgun sequence DNA region contains:
- the LOC130377997 gene encoding rab11 family-interacting protein 2 has translation MSLLEQSQKWFPTHVQATVLQATGLQAKGKNGTNDAYTIIQLGKEKYSTSVSEKTLEPIWREEASFELPGLLLEGNPEVYELCFIVMHRSLVGMDKFLGQRFINLNEIFDNKQRRKTDWYALESKPGKKRKERGRIQVSIQFMRNNMTASMFDLSSMKDKPRSPFSKLKGKMKGRKHDLPSDTSSAVLPRSALCDPEQPPPGPPRGPGAPAQAPPETKAKRKLLAGSHKLSAAHSMSDLIGSHVRPKLDSMNSIDESGGPHRRSQSDVPDYAGVEGGDDPFGDLSDGLPQKYATLPRNHNPNPFQGGGAAAWEPGAERQKKEKVSLLERVTGKKDARKAANGARTGSTSDLRVANPFSADVQFTNPFKSSDSKPTAKGDLKFGQKTRDVKKNVAPRETAAAYSNLSFDEVVRELIKQKEVVRKKDSHIRELEDYIDNLLVRVMEETPSILRTPYEPKRKAGKISKK, from the exons ATGTCACTGTTGGAGCAGTCTCAGAAGTGGTTCCCAACTCATGTCCAAGCCACTGTTCTGCAAGCCACCGGTTTGCAAGCCAAAGGCAAGAATGGAACCAATGATGCTTACACTATCATCCAGCTGGGAAAGGAAAAGTACTCCACATCCGTGTCAGAGAAAACACTGGAGCCCATCTGGAGGGAAGAAGCCTCCTTTGAGCTGCCGGGGCTGCTGTTGGAGGGGAACCCGGAGGTGTACGAGCTTTGCTTCATAGTGATGCACCGCTCCTTGGTCGGCATGGACAAGTTCCTGGGCCAGAGGTTCATCAACCTCAATGAAATCTTTGACAACAAGCAACGACGGAAAACAGA ctggtaCGCCCTTGAGTCCAAGCcggggaagaagaggaaggagcgCGGGCGCATCCAGGTCAGCATCCAGTTCATGAGGAACAACATGACAGCCAGCATGTTCGACCTGTCCTCCATGAAGGACAAGCCCCGCTCGCCCTTCTCCAAGCTCAAGGGCAAGATGAAGGGCCGCAAGCACGACCTCCCCTCGGACACGTCCTCGGCCGTGCTGCCGCGCTCCGCCCTGTGTGACCCGGAGCAGCCGCCGCCGGGGCCCCCGcgtggccccggggccccggcccAGGCCCCGCCCGAGACCAAGGCCAAGAGGAAGCTGCTGGCCGGCTCCCACAAGCTGTCCGCCGCTCACTCCATGTCGGACCTCATCGGGAGCCACGTCCGGCCCAAGCTGGACTCCATGAACTCCATCGACGAGAGcg GTGGGCCCCACCGACGTTCCCAGAGCGACGTGCCCGACTACGCGGGCGTGGAGGGCGGCGATGACCCCTTCGGGGACCTCAGCGACGGCCTGCCGCAGAAGTACGCCACGCTGCCCCGCAACCACAACCCCAACCCCTTCCAGGGTGGGGGCGCGGCGGCCTGGGAGCCGGGCGCCGAGcggcagaagaaggagaaggtcaGCCTGCTGGAGAGAGTGACGGGCAAGAAGGACGCGCGCAAGGCGGCCAACGGCGCCCGCACCGGCAGCACCAGCGACCTCCGCGTGGCCAACCCCTTCAGCGCCGACGTGCAGTTCACCAACCCCTTCAAATCCAG TGATTCAAAGCCAACAGCAAAAGGGGACCTCAAGTTTGGCCAGAAAACCAGAGATGTCAAGAAAAAT GTGGCCCCCCGGGAGACGGCGGCCGCCTACAGCAACCTGTCGTTCGACGAGGTGGTGAGGGAGCTCATCAAGCagaaggaggtggtgaggaAGAAGGACTCCCACATCCGGGAGCTGGAAGACTACATCGACAACCTGCTGGTGCGCGTCATGGAGGAGACCCCCAGCATTCTGCGGACCCCCTACGAGCCAAAGAGGAAGGCGGGTAAAATCTCTAAGAAGTGA